The segment TTCAGAAGAACATGAGTGAATTTCTTAATATCCATGTTTATGGGGCCAGCCaactttctgtcttaaaaaattaCCTTATTTTTAGACCATTAGCCTTTTTATGTCAGCTTAACAACGAACAGGGTATAACATTATAGTGGGtgccagaaagaaaatatttactgcaAATTTTCATCACTAATGCATAGATGATAGCATGCTAAAGGGAGCACATAGAGAATATCTCTTGGATCAGGGAAAACTTGCCAGAGGAAATGTGATTTCAGCTGAGAACCGAACAATGAGGATGGTAAGGAACATAGTAGTTGCAAGGATAAAACATAGTAGTTGCAAGGATAGAGTTTAGtgccaaagagagagaaaaaaagtgcacAAGCCTAAGGTAGTAAAGAAATATGATGaattcatgggcacctgggtggctcagtcacttcagcatctgactcctgattttggctcaggtcatgatcatgcggttcgtgggattgagccccacatggggctctgcacttacagtgcatCAGGTTCTAATCATGTAGGGTCTTACAAATCATGTAAGGAGTTGTGACTTCACCCTGAGAGCAATGAATGTGAAATAAAGGGGAAGGGGTCAAGATCAGATAATCTCTCTTGTAATTGTACTTTGGTTAAAGTATGAAGGACAcattgaaaaggagaaagagtgagtgaggaGAGTGTAGGATACAACTACAATAATCCAGAGGAGAAACAGTGTTGGTGTAGATGTGATGAGGTATTGTCAGTAGGGCTGCATAGAAGTGGAAGGGAGAAGGATTGTATGGCTTAGAAAGAGGAAATGTTggtggggtgccagggtggctcagtagggtaagcgcctgactttggctcaggtcatgatctcatggtttgtgagtttgagttctgcattgggttttgtgctaacagctcaaagcctggagcctgcttcagattctgtctccctctctctctgccgctcccctgctcatactctgtctctctctctctctcaaaaataaataaacattaaaagaaattttttttaaaagaaagaggagaggttGGTGACTGAAGGCAGTAGATTAAGGAGAGAGAATTGTTAAAGATGGTACctgcatttctgattttatctggGTGGAGATATTAAAATAGGGATCACAGAGGAGACCGACTTTATTTAGTAATCAACAGTTATTTGTTATTTGACTCTTTTGCACTAAGCACTGTTTTACATACTGGATTTggagaaagaatgaagagaatCATTCAGTTGAGGGCTTTGTGTGTCTATAAGCAGTCAGGCAAAAATGTCTCCTAAGCAGTTATACATGTGCATcttgagtttaaaaaacaaatacgaGAGTAGGAGGAAGGACCTTAGCATGATCAATAATCAGATCAGATTGGAAACTGTTTCAAGTTACTAGAAGTAGTGATTAAGAGCATGGGCCCTGAAGTATGAGCGTAGGTATGAGCCCAAAGCTACTTCTTACAAGTTCTGTGTCTTTAACACTggagcttcctcatctgtaaaatggggatggtggACGTAGTTGAAACAGTTTTCGTGAATGTTAGTAAAGAATGATGGTCAAGACTGTGTAAgttaacttatatatatattggcACAAGTCCTGGAAAATGTTCAGATCTACATAAGGGTtaattctgctttgttttgttaagtTTTCTCAGAAGagtataaaagaatgaaatgtctaggatcaatttaaaataaatccaaacagggacacctatgtggctcagtcagttaagcttctgactttagttcaggtcatgatctcacagttcatgagttcaagccccaagtcagactctgtgctgacagctcagagcctggagcctgctttggattctgtgtttctctctctgcccctcccctgctcatgctctgtctctctctgtctctcaaaaataaacattaaaaacatagattaattaaattaaattaaataaacccaagcaaacaaacaaacaaaacatatagGATAGTGATATAAGAGCctccaaagaactgaaaataaaaccatCTAGGTTGTCAAGGCAAATGAAGACAAGAAggaatcagaaataaaagtgtcAGTGGGAGTCACATTGGGAGTGACCCAGGGAGAAGCTTGAAGGAGCATCATTTCCAAAAgctatttaaaacatataattattattcttattagcTATGTATTTCATCATATGAAAGaatcattatatatttaatgatttcCTACTCGCTGAAGTGTTCTCCCCTCCTATTTGAGTGTTGACAGGTCAAAACTTTCAGATGTTTGGCTTTGGCAAACTAATATAATTAATACTAACATAATTAATTATTGATACTAATACTAAGATAatactaataaaattaatagGACATATGAGTGCCAATAGCCTGCATTTTGTTATTCTTAACTGACAGATAATGAGGCtcagagattaaatgacttgtttAAGATCACGAAGGTTGTAAGTGAAGGAGGCAAGAGGAGAGGTGCTTTTTTCTTCAAAGACCACATTCTTTCTGCCATACTGTGCTTTATTAATTTCAACAAATTTTCCATACTTCCTAAGAATAAACtgatgcaaataaataaacttactaaATTCAAAGGTATTACATGATTAcagttttagcatttttatatgtaataGTGTGTTCCATACTTCTAGATATACTCCATCCATGTTATCTGAGCAAGTTTGAGAACAAGTATATATTGTAAAAGTTAGAATATAATTTTATGCATAATAAGGTGAAGTAAAATTGGTAACTATTTCtatgaaatgttaaatttttaagatgtttttgcttagatagatgataaaaataaagatcatgCTTATTACATCTTGTTTACATAGTGTATAAATATGGAATTACTTTgtctatttcattgtttttatttgaattcatttCTAGGCATCACTCTATTAGAGACACTTATTATGTTAGACTTACTTATGTCACcattgtcttgatttttttaaatgtatcttttcccttgcttttaaattcttgttttatatttttatttttaatttttgaactgCTTGGACTACACAGActtattattcttttctctttcatagaATTAATGGGAAAAACCtagttaaaatgaagaaaaaagctaGGTGAATTAAGAATGAGAGcaaactgggatgcctgggtggctcagtcagctaagcatctgacttcagctcaggtcatgatctcacaacttgtgagttcaagccccatgtcggactctgtgctgacagctcggagcctggagcctccttcagattctgggtctccctctctctctactcctcccccactcacactctatctctgtgtccctcaagaataaataaacattaaagaacttTTGAAAAGGAGAGCAAACAATGATAGAAGATCTAaatcaatgattttcttttttgtttatttatttatttatttaaagagagagcacacacagagaaggggcagagagagagggagagagagaatcccaagcaagctctgccatggtcaacacaaagcccaaggcaaggcttgatcccatgactgtgagatgatgacctgagctgaaatcaagagttggacactagaggcgcctgggtggctcagttggttaagcgtccgacttcggctcaggtcatgatctcacggtccgtgagctcgagcctcgtgtcaggctctgtgctgactgctcagagcctggagcctgtttcagattctgtgtctccctctctctctgcccctcccctgttcatgctctgtctctctctgtctcaaaaataagtaaacattaaaaaaaataaattaaaaaaaaaagagttggacacttaagtgactgaaccacccaagtgcccctaagtCAATGATTTTTCAAAGGTTATTTTATAAATAGCCAtcttcaaaggagaaataaattattttacaagAGAATCTGTTGGTTACAGGAAATTACTCTGGGGATCCTGACAATTCCTTttccagtaaataaataaataaataaataaataaataaataaacaaacaaataaatgtatgtcATGGACTAATTATTGATTGAATACATTAGCAGTTTATTTGCCAACacaattttctataattttgctGAATGTACACCATTCTCCCTAGCCCTCTTTACCTCATGATGAACTAATAAAATATAGCTTCTCTTCCTGTATTGCTCATGGACAGATTCTCCTCATGTTTACCCCTGTATGGAATAAAATGCCTGGGAAGCCCTGGGAGAGCTTTCCTTAAATATCTTAAGTGTTTTAAGTCTGGAAAATTACAATATTTCCTGAAAATAGTTCATTTCACTACCATCCCctcaatccagaaaaaaaaaaaagacaaaatgttgcCCCTGCATACATATTGGAATGCTTCCTTGACTAGTATCCCTTTTCCATTAGGCATATGTTGAGGTTCTGAAGTGCATATCACAGAACAAAACTTCAGGTGTCCCAAGAAATGGAACTTTATTTTATTGCAGTGGTTTGAATTCCTCAGCCCATAAGTTTGAAGACACCACATGTTATCAACTCAGAGCCTTCTCATTAATCCATGGTGGGCATCTAGCTATGCTGACACTGCTGGAATCCAAGCGCCTGTTTGGCCATGGGTTGTTTTGGTGGCAAGACCTCTCTTGGTCTGAATATCTTATTCTCATTTCCTTCCGATCCACTTTAGTGACATGCAGTACCGTTAGGGTTTTCTAAGACCCTCTGTCATCTCTGATGCACTCTCAAGCACACAAgaaatttttaactgttttccaCAAAGTGTTGGGAAACTCTTTCAAGCTATTTTATTCCCCTATCATAGTATAGACTCTGCAGCCATTTCATTGACCTCAGTTAACCATGAAGACAAATAATTCTGACAGACTAAAAAATGACAGTATACAGCAAACCAACTTGCCAAACAAAGCACCAGGACTAAGGTCAATGTCCTTGGGAGTATGATGGGGGCAAGGGGTGAAGAATCAGCATGATGAGTCTGTGTCATTTAAATGACAGGAATGCTGGTCCCTTTGACTGTGAGCCACATTGGCTTTGTATAGTCCATGCTCCCAAGAAACACATCCCACAGTGGGGACAGACTCCAAGGTAAATAGATCAGAATCAAATTCTATGCAAAGAGAGAAGGTGATTGATGCCATTCCTTATCTGCTTGGTCTTAATACTATAGATGATTGGATTCATAAATGGGGGGAAGAGGAAGTAAATATAGCTCATGATAATATGAACTACATGTGGCACATATTTCCCAAATCGATGAATAAGAGTCAACCCAGTAACAGTGACATAAAAAACCAGAACACAGCTAATATGGGAGACACAAGTGTTTAGAGCCTTAGCCTGCTCCTTACCTGAGGCAATCCCCATGACAGTATTAAGGATTAGAATATAAGAGATCAGGATAAGCACAGAGTCCAAGAAGCCAGTTAATGAGACCAGCACTATAGGATAGAGTCTATTGAAGGTGATGTCAGCACAGGCCAGTTTGATCACATCCTGGTGTAGGCAGAAAGCATGAGAGAGAACATGGGATCCACAGTAGGGAAATCCAGAGAGGGTGATGATTACAGGCACAATAAGTATAAATCCCCTCATTAGAACCCCCAGACCTATCTTCACCACCCTAGCATTGGTGAGGATGGAGGTGTATCTCAGGGGACTGTGGATGGCAATGAAACGATCATAGGCCATAACAAGCAAGACTCCAGACTCCACAATAGAGAGTGAATGGATTAGATAGGCCTGAAAGTAGCAGGCTCCTTGGCTGATTGCCCTGTGACCAAGCCACAGAACACCAAGCACGGTGGGCATTGTTGTCAAAGTCACTCCAAGGTCTGTGGTTGCCAACAGAGCCACAAAGTAGTACATCGGCTGGTGGAGAGTGTGGTCTTCTCTGATAAGGTAGAGGATGGTGCCATTGCCAAGGAGTATGGAGACATAAATGACAAAGAAAGAGACGGAAATCCAAGGATGAAATATCCCCAGACCTGGAAAGCCAGTCAGTAGAAAAGGGGCAGCACTGATGTTGGACCACATGGTGGATCcctgagaagaaacaaaaaagctctCTCTAGACCAACCCTGTGCAGTAGGAATATAATTTGAGCCATATGTGTGATT is part of the Felis catus isolate Fca126 chromosome D1, F.catus_Fca126_mat1.0, whole genome shotgun sequence genome and harbors:
- the LOC101098399 gene encoding olfactory receptor 51B2-like; the encoded protein is MWSNISAAPFLLTGFPGLGIFHPWISVSFFVIYVSILLGNGTILYLIREDHTLHQPMYYFVALLATTDLGVTLTTMPTVLGVLWLGHRAISQGACYFQAYLIHSLSIVESGVLLVMAYDRFIAIHSPLRYTSILTNARVVKIGLGVLMRGFILIVPVIITLSGFPYCGSHVLSHAFCLHQDVIKLACADITFNRLYPIVLVSLTGFLDSVLILISYILILNTVMGIASGKEQAKALNTCVSHISCVLVFYVTVTGLTLIHRFGKYVPHVVHIIMSYIYFLFPPFMNPIIYSIKTKQIRNGINHLLSLHRI